The Hordeum vulgare subsp. vulgare chromosome 4H, MorexV3_pseudomolecules_assembly, whole genome shotgun sequence genomic interval CTAATAGGATAGATGAGTAGACATCTAGGCCTATTTTACCGGTTGTGGCACTTTTCTTTTTAATTTTCCATCTTAATTTAATtttatcaagactatgttgaaccATACTTTATTTGTTTGTTTAATAAAGGGCCGTATGCATCGTGCTGGtgcagaggccggaggtaatcctactttaaaaaaaatacatagaCAGGGTTTAATCTACAGCCGAGCCACGCATCCGGTCTTATCTGTGGCAGCTTCGCCGTTGGTCCGACGgggctactggctacatatacaGGGAGAAATGGGACGGGAACGTACGCCACAGCACCATCATCTAGCAAAACAAAAGGCAGTAAACCAGCCAGCCATGGCTAGACGCGCGGCAGCCATCCTTGTGTTGATGCTCTCGCTCCCGGCGGCGGCTCTCCTCGTCTCCGCCGACGGCGCTGACGCGGACACCATCCTCCTCCCTAGCGACGGCGGCGATGGTGATGCATCTCAGGATccaacaaatcttaaatctctGCTCGTAGTTCATTCAGCGTACTGAGCACGTACGTACGTCGTTCGTTCAGGTCTTGCAGCAACACCTCCTGACATAGTAGTGGCGCCGACGGTGAGCGCCGCCGGCGgcgccctcgaagcggagaggccgTGGGCGTGCTGCAACGGCACCGTGTGCAAGGAGTCGTTTCCGCCGATATGCCGCTGCCTGGACGAGGTGAAGGAGTGCGCCGCCGCGTGCAAGCTGTGCGAGCCGTCCGGGATCAACCACACCTG includes:
- the LOC123447126 gene encoding Bowman-Birk type bran trypsin inhibitor-like; protein product: MGRERTPQHHHLAKQKAVNQPAMARRAAAILVLMLSLPAAALLVSADGADADTILLPSDGGDGLAATPPDIVVAPTVSAAGGALEAERPWACCNGTVCKESFPPICRCLDEVKECAAACKLCEPSGINHTCNDWYFGDPGPKCA